Genomic window (Ascochyta rabiei chromosome 13, complete sequence):
agcgcatgGCTGCCCGGCGTCCCCAGCGATCGTGTCGCGTGAAGGGTGAAGCCGCGGTCCTGCGCCTGGTCCGGCAGCTCCGCGAGTCCGCGGGTCGTGCGCCGACATGTCCGTTGCCCGCGGTACTTGGTAGACGGCGGGCTCGGTGTAGCGCGTTAGTCAGCCGAATCTTTGTTCATCGAGTGCCGAGTGACGGGCACCTCTCGCCCACAGCTGCCTACACAGCCTCATCACCACCATGCCGCACATCACCACCATGCCGCACATGGCCCCCACGATGGCGAGGCAGGCCCTGCGCATTGCCTCGAGGAGATACCCAACGTCGACGTTCGCCCGCACATCGCTCCGCCCCGCTGCGAGCAGCCGCAGCTATGTGTCCGAGACCAAGTCCAACAGCGCCTCGATCAACATCGACACGACGATCCAGGCCGAGAAGAAGGCCTTCCTCAACCAGACGGGAGAGCGCGCAGCGGAGGCGACCATGCCAACGACGGGCCTGTCCGCCGACGCCATGATGAGCCCGACTGCTGGTGAGTGCCGCCACTCGCCCCCCGCCATGCCCATGCGTGACTGAGGCTGACCCTGGCAGGCATCCTGAAGCAAGCCACCGTCATGGACCAGGGGTCGCGGCCCATCTACCTGGACATGCAAGCCACCACCCCCATGGACCCTCGCGTCGTCGACGCCCAGCTGCCCTTTATGACGGGCCTGTACGGCAACCCGCACTCGCGCACGCACGCCTACGGATGGGAGACGGACAAGGCCGTCGAAGATGCCCGCGCGCACATTGCCAACCTCATCGGCGCCGACCCCAAGGAGATCATCTTCACCAGCGGCGCCACGGAGAGCAACAACATGAGCATCAAGGGCGTAGCCCGCTTCTTCAAGCGCTCGGGCAAGAAGAACCACATCATCACCGCACAGACCGAGCACAAGTGCGTGCTCGACAGCTGCAGGCATCTGCAGGACGAGGGCTTCTCCGTCACCTACCTGCCCGTCCAGAGCAACGGCCTGGTCGACTTGGCGCAGCTGGAGGCGGCCATGCGCCCAGAGACGATGCTGGTCAGCATCATGACCGTCAACAACGAGATCGGCGTAGTGCAGCCCATGGAGGAGATTGGCAAGCTGTGCAGGTCCAAGAAGATCTTCTTCCACACCGACGCCGCGCAGGCCGTGGGCAAGATTCCCCTGGACGTCAACAAGATGAACGTCGACCTGATGTCCATCTCCGGACACAAGATCTACGGGCCAAAGGGAGTGGGTGCTTGCTACGTACGGAGAAGGCCTAGGGTCAGACTCGACCCCATCATCAGCGGAGGTGGACAGGAGCGAGGCCTGCGAAGTGGCACCCTGGCACCACCGCTTGCGATTGGGTTCGGCGAGGCGGCGCGCATTTGCAAAGAGGAGATGGAGGTACGTACACGCTGCGTTCGGTAACGTGGTAGCAGCACTGACGTGCAACAGTACGACAGCAAGCGCATCACAGCACTGTCGAACCGGCTGCTCGAGGGCCTGCTCGCTATGGAGCACACGACATTGAACGGCGACCGCGAACGACATTACCCTGGCTGTGTCAACGTGTCTTTTGCTTACGTCGAGGGCGAGTCTCTGCTCATGGCGCTCAAGGACATTGCGCTCTCCTCGGGCAGTGCTTGCACATCGGCGTCGCTCGAGCCCAGCTACGTTCTCCGTGCTCTGGGTAGCAGCGACGAGAGTGCGCACAGCAGCATCCGCTTTGGAATCGGACGATTCACCACGGATGCTGAGATTGACTACGTGCTGAAGGCGGTCAAGGAGCGTGTCTCGTTCTTGCGCGAGCTCAGTCCGCTGTGGGAGTTGGTGCAGGAGGGCGTGGACCTGAACACGATTGAGTGGAGCCAGCACTGAGCGATGGAGGGAGGATACCCGGCGGAATGGTGTACAATAGAGGGGCGCATTGGGGTTCTATCCCGCACACGCTCGCTGAGGCGTGAATGACAGAAATCATTGACTTGAGGTGTATTTCATGGAGTGtattaggtgtattaagtGTATTGAGTGTATAGTGTATTGGGTGTATTAAGTGTATGGAGTGTATAGTGTATTGGGTGTATTAAGTGTATGGAGTGTATAGTGTATTGGGTGTATTAAGTGTATGGAGTGTATAGTGTATTGGGTGTATTAAGTGTATGGAGTGTATAGTGTATTGGGTGTATTAAGTGTATGGAGTGTATGAAGTGTATTAGGTGTATTGAGTGTATGGAGTGTATGGAGTGTATGGAGTGTATGGAGTGTATGGAGTGTATGGAGTGTATGGAGTGTATGGAGTGTATGGAGTGTATGGAGTATATGGAGTGTTTTTAATCGAGTGTGTTCAAGTTGGGTGTGTGGAATAGTAATGGTTATAGAATACCGACCGTTATTAAATACCAACGCGTTGAACAGTAGCTGTTATAGAGTATCGATGCATGGACGGAGGCGGCGAACTTGGCTCGCGCTCGCGCTCGGCGGAGGAGCTCGAGCTCCAGGCCTTCCCCGCCGCCAGAGGCACAGGCAGAGGCACAGGCagaggcacaggcacaggcagaggcacaggcacaggcagagaggcacacgcacacgcacaggCAGAGaggcacacgcacacgcacaggCAGAGGCACACGCAGCATGGCCGTGCCGGAGACGACGCTCAACTGGCTGTACAGCGTCTTGACCAGCGTAGGCCTTCTCCGCTCCCTCTCCTCATGCACACGATGGTCCACTCACGCACCCGCAGAACTACGCCGACGTCAATCGCACCTACCACGATGCCACCGAGGCGCTCGCCCAATACCCGTCGCTCGCAGTGCGCACCGACGTCTACAGTACGTGACCCCACGCCCACCACGGCCCCATCCCTCGCCGAGCTTCGAGTGTCGCGCGTCGAGTGTCGAGCGTCGTCTCCAACCGGCCGCGCGCACAGCGACTGACTGCCCCAGCGTACGAGAATGGCGCCTCGCACCTCCTGCTCAACCTCAGCGGCACCCTGCCCGTCACCTTTCGCGGCGCCACCTACGGCTTCCCCGTCGCCGTCTGGCTGCCCTACGCCTATCCGCGCGAGTCGCCCATTGTGTACGTCAAGCCCGACAAGGACATGCTGGTGCGCCCTGGTCAGCACGTGAGCGGCGACGGACGCGTCTACCACCCCTACCTCGCCCAGTGGGCCAAGTATTGGGACGTGAGTACCGCCTGCGCTCTGTAGTCGCTTGCTGACCCCCACCACAGAAGTCGACGCTGTTCAACTTCCTGGCCCTCCTGCGCGCCGTCTTTGCCAAGGAGCCCCCCGTCCGCTCGAGgcagccccagccccagccccagccccagtACACGCTGAACAATGCGCCCACCCAAGCAGGCCCTCCATCGCTTCCTCCACCACCCGCAGAGTACCGCCGCTCGATGCTGGCCACACCACGTCTGTCACCTTCGCCACCACCTTCGCATGGCCCGCCAGCGCCACCCCCAAAGCCCCCGAAGCCACACGAGCAGAACAGACCAACTCCCCAACCCCAACACGACCGATACGCGCAGCCTCCCCCACTGCCACCCCATCCACCGCAACACCAACCCCAGCCGAACAGCCACGGTGCGCCGCCCTACTGGCAACAGCCAGGCCCCACACAAGCGCAGAGCACTCCACAGCGACAGAGGAGCTACGACTTCACACCAGCAACACCCGTGTCGAGTCGCCCACGACcccaggcacaggcacaggcacaggcacaggcacaggcacaggcacaggcacagacCCTCCAGTCCGGACCATATGGACTCGGGGGCCCCGTTGGTCCTATCGCGCCTCAGCGCCAGCGACAAGCACCCAGCTATCCAGCCCACGTGCATTCAGAGCAACCCCTCGCACATGGCGTACCGGCGCAGCAGTACCCAGGTCAACATGGCCCACCTCAACAGCACGgtcagccacagccacagccacagccacagcagtACCGACAACCTACTCAGCAATACCCGCCTCAGCTCCAGCAACACCAGCCATACCAGCAGTTCCAACCGCCGCCCACACAAGCGCCACCGCCAACAAAGGCCGCGCCTGTCAATCTCCTAGACGATTCGCTTCAAGTCACCCTGCCTTCGCAACAGGGCAATCAAACATCCCTTCCCCTCCCTCCCGTGCCCCCAAACCCACAAAAGGACGCACTCCTTACAGCACTGAGCCAAGCTCTTGTCTCGCAGACCCGCCAGATAGTAGCTTCGAATCAGGCTGCAGTGGCGCCTCTTCGCGCACAGCAGCAAGCACTCCAGACTGCGTATTCCCGACTGCAAGCCGAGCTGGGTGAATTGCACCAGCTAGACGCTGCACTCGCTTCTAACGAACAGATCCTGAAGGGGGCCATGGTCGAAGCGGATCGCGCAATGGACGACGCGCGGCGGAGACACGCACCAGATGTCGACGACGTTCTCGTAGCGCCTACCGTCGTAGGCCAGCAATTGTACACACTCGCGGCCGAAGAGAGGGGCATCGCTGACGCTCTGTTCGTCTTGGGCAGAGCTCTTGATAGGGGACGAATCACTGCAGATGTCTTCGTCAAGGTAGGGCAAATGCATCCAAGTAGGATCAGCGCATGCTGACAAGCCCACAGCAAACGCGAAGTCTAGCCCGGGAGCAGTTCTTGAAGAAGGCGCTTATCAAGAAGATTGCAAAGGGGATGGCGCTGGACGAATACCAGATGCGGTGAGATCCGTGACAAGACTCACCCATTTTGATTCTTGTCCAGATAACTGCGCCTGTGTAACAGCACTGACCGTGGCCTGCCGCGAACACGCCACAAGTGCACCAGGTGTCCGAGTGTCAGAATCAGTCACCAAGTCGGCTTCGTTCAGCACACGGGCGATTCGCGAGCTGTCAGACCGGTCATCGATCGAGACAGGCCCAGTTGCATTCATGTCAAGAGACGCACATACGCTCGAAGCAACAGATCTTACTCAAGTTGACTGAAGACGGGTAAGCCCGTGGCACGGAGGCGACGGTCGATCAGGTACGGGTGCACTGACCCCTCCATGTAGATCTAATTAAAGCCGTCTATGGCTGAATGCACACTTGGCGTTAGGCAACCATCCCGTCTGTCATGTGGCACAGCAAACAGGGAGAAATTGTTAGTCGTGTGGGATTTCTACTCTTCTTCATCCTATTcatcttctccttcttcatCTCCCAGTGACGCTCGCTTTCCGTTTTCGCGTTGCTTTCGCGCAGCCCTTCGCTTTTATTCATATCTCCCTACATAATGTCAACACCACAACCTCAACCCGCGCCTCAGGCGCCACAAATTACAACAACTTCCCCTGCAGGACACACGACCACAGTCCCTTCCTCGCCCCCGGCCCACACGACCAATACGCCTCCCCAACCTCTGGCCGCCACTTCGTCTCTTACGCCAAATGCACCCACGATGACTGCCCCATCGTCAGCGCCCCTCCAGGCTGGGCCTGTCCAAGCCACCTACGCCGACCTGGAGCCTCTGACCTATAACGAACAGCTCAACGCCGTCGACCGCCTATGGAAATTTAAGCTCGCTCTGACCGCCATCCTGATAGTGACGGGCATCATCGGTATTGGCTGCATAGCCTGGGCTGTCAGCACCGCAAATGAATTCCGTTCGGGCTATGACTACGGCTACGACAGCACATGGTCTCTCCCCTGGGGGTTGATCACACTCTCCATCTCCGTCATCTGGTGCATTCTCTGTGTAGCGCTCTTCCTCATCCGCAAGCGCCCTGTGCACCCCGGCGCACGCGTCACCATGGATTTACTCCTCTGGCTTGGGTTTTTGACGACTGCACTGTTCGCCATGGTTGCGCTCGTAGATCTCTTGCAATGGGGCGAGTACGGCACGCTGGGCTACTCTTCAGGGTGGAAGAGCAGGTATGGCGACTACGTGCTACAGCGAAACAACACCTGGGTCTGGGAACAGGACAGCGGCTCCTCGTCCGTCACGTATGAGCGCACCTGTAACGGCTCAACGTCCTCGACGAActcttatagctactattatACCGACAATCCTTTTAAGAA
Coding sequences:
- a CDS encoding Cysteine desulfurase is translated as MPHITTMPHMAPTMARQALRIASRRYPTSTFARTSLRPAASSRSYVSETKSNSASINIDTTIQAEKKAFLNQTGERAAEATMPTTGLSADAMMSPTAGILKQATVMDQGSRPIYLDMQATTPMDPRVVDAQLPFMTGLYGNPHSRTHAYGWETDKAVEDARAHIANLIGADPKEIIFTSGATESNNMSIKGVARFFKRSGKKNHIITAQTEHKCVLDSCRHLQDEGFSVTYLPVQSNGLVDLAQLEAAMRPETMLVSIMTVNNEIGVVQPMEEIGKLCRSKKIFFHTDAAQAVGKIPLDVNKMNVDLMSISGHKIYGPKGVGACYVRRRPRVRLDPIISGGGQERGLRSGTLAPPLAIGFGEAARICKEEMEYDSKRITALSNRLLEGLLAMEHTTLNGDRERHYPGCVNVSFAYVEGESLLMALKDIALSSGSACTSASLEPSYVLRALGSSDESAHSSIRFGIGRFTTDAEIDYVLKAVKERVSFLRELSPLWELVQEGVDLNTIEWSQH
- a CDS encoding suppressor protein stp22 of temperature-sensitive alpha-factor receptor and arginine permease; the encoded protein is MAVPETTLNWLYSVLTSNYADVNRTYHDATEALAQYPSLAVRTDVYTYENGASHLLLNLSGTLPVTFRGATYGFPVAVWLPYAYPRESPIVYVKPDKDMLVRPGQHVSGDGRVYHPYLAQWAKYWDKSTLFNFLALLRAVFAKEPPVRSRQPQPQPQPQYTLNNAPTQAGPPSLPPPPAEYRRSMLATPRLSPSPPPSHGPPAPPPKPPKPHEQNRPTPQPQHDRYAQPPPLPPHPPQHQPQPNSHGAPPYWQQPGPTQAQSTPQRQRSYDFTPATPVSSRPRPQAQAQAQAQAQAQAQAQTLQSGPYGLGGPVGPIAPQRQRQAPSYPAHVHSEQPLAHGVPAQQYPGQHGPPQQHGQPQPQPQPQQYRQPTQQYPPQLQQHQPYQQFQPPPTQAPPPTKAAPVNLLDDSLQVTLPSQQGNQTSLPLPPVPPNPQKDALLTALSQALVSQTRQIVASNQAAVAPLRAQQQALQTAYSRLQAELGELHQLDAALASNEQILKGAMVEADRAMDDARRRHAPDVDDVLVAPTVVGQQLYTLAAEERGIADALFVLGRALDRGRITADVFVKQTRSLAREQFLKKALIKKIAKGMALDEYQMR